The uncultured Trichococcus sp. DNA segment TCATTCGATATGTCAATGCCATCCAGCATTGTGTTCGGCAAGAATTTATCTTCATAATAACTACCTGCACCAAAGTATCCGGCTGCGATCAGTAAGAACGCTGCAGCGCCAATGATGATGGGTTTCTTTTTCACTGTCAGACCACCTTCTCTTTTTGTTACAATTAAGTTACGTTTGCGTTACAAATGATTGCAACTTACTTTTTATCACTTTACCATGTTTTCTTTAAAAAGCAACCTATTTTATCTTAATTTTTTTATAATTGGCCTGCAATCAGACCCTTATCATAATACCATCGCGGAAGAAATGCAAACAGACTCGCTCCGTTTTCACCAGCCCCGCAATGCTCCGGGCAGGCTGAGTTGGGTAGCACCGCAATGTTCTCCTCCGGTGAACGCAGGCTTCGCCGGAGTTTGACTACATTTTGCCTGCGTTCTCCGATAAAGACCGCTTCCTCGGAGTTGCAGCCGATTGTTACCTGTCTGCTCCGGCGGGCGGCCGCTTGCCGGAGTTGGGACCCGTTTCACTGGCTCTCCTCCGGCAACCCGGCGCCACGCACATCAAAAAAGGCCACCATCGAGGCAGCCCTTCATTCCTATGCGCGATTCTGTTTTTCCGCTTCGATTTCATCCAGGATGTAGCCGAAATCAAAGTCTTCTTTCTTCACGATCAGCAACAGCCCATCGCCAAGCGGTACGAGGGAAGTTTCCAACGCCGGATGGTCCAGCACGGTATCCATCAGCTTGTTCAGGCGTCGGTGGATCTTGCGGACTCTTTTTGGGACGTCAGCTTCATCATTGAGGATGGTTCCGCCTTGGAAAACATCATCGATGACTAGCATGCCGTCTTTCTTCAGAAGCCGGATGCAGTGGGGCAAAAATTCATAATACTTGGATTTTGCGCTGTCCATGAAAATGAAATCATACGGACCTTCCAAGGTAGGCAGGACTTCCGCCGCATCGCCTTCCAAAAGCGTCACCTTGTCCGTGATGCCCAGTTTCTCAAAATTCGCTTTTGCGTGGTTGATCATGACTTCAAAACGATCGATGGTCGTGACGTGGCCTTCCGCTCCGACGTGCTGCGCCATCAGACTGCCTGAGAAGCCGATGGCCGCTCCGATTTCCAATATCTCTTTTGGTTTGATCTGACCCAACAGCATGTTCAGGAAAACGGCTGTTTCGTGCGGGATGATCGGCACGCCTTTTTCATTCGCTGTCTTTTCCAGTTCCCCCAGCCCTCCCGGGAAACGTTTCAGTCTGTCGCGCATAAAAGCGACCAGTTCTTTCTTTACAACGGGTCTGTCCATCATTTCGTTCAATGCCATACTTTTTTCTCCTTATCACGTACTCTTTTGTTAATGGCAACAAGGCTGGGAACGGATCCCAGCCTTGCGCTTATTCGTCTTCAATAACCAGTTCTTGGGCGGGTTCCCTTGTGACACGGATCCCCCTGATCCGGCCGCTCTCGACCTGCGTAGTCGTCAGCAGGTACTCTCCAGTCTGAATCGTCGCATGCTCATCATCTTTCGGAAAATAGCCGAGTTCCTCGATCATGTAGCCGGCGATCGTGTCCACTTCTTCGGAAGCGATCGCCGTCTTGAACAATTGATTGAACTTGTCCAGCGGCATGCGTCCATTGACGACGTAATGATTGTCATCGATTTTTTTCGAAAGGCGGTAAATTTCATCATATTCATCTTCAATGTCCCCTACGATTTCCTCCAAAAGGTCCTCGAGGGTGATGATCCCTTCCACGCCGCCGTATTCATCTTTGATGATGGCCATGTGCGTGTGGGTCTTGCGGAACTCGACCAAGAGATCATCGATATAAATGGTGGAGGGGACGAACAAAGGTGCATTGACCAATTCACGGAAAGAAATCCGTTCGAAACCGACTTCCTTTGATGCCTTCAACACATTTTTCATATGCAGAACGCCGATGACATTGTCCTTGTCTTCCTCATAGACCGGAATCCGGGAATATTGACTGTTCAGAACCAGCGCGATGTTGTACTCCAGATCATCATCCAAATCCATCATCAAGGTGTCGGTACGCGGCACCATCAATTCGCGCGCAAGCTTCGTGTCCAACGAGAGCACACCCTGCATCATCGTGAATTCGGATGGATCGATGACCCCTTCCCCTCGGCTCTGTGCGAGGATGGCCTTCATTTCATCACGGGTGAGCTTCTCTTCCACATTTGTGAATTCGATCGGCGTCAGCTTTTTCAGAATGCCTGTCGAAAAAGACAAAAGCCAAACGAACGGCTTGAATAGGGTCTTGACGACAACGATCGGACCTGCAGTATGGCGCGCAATGCTTTCGGGCATCTGCAGGGCGATCTGTTTCGGGTAAAGTTCCCCAAACACGAGCGTGATGTAGGAAAGGACAACAGTGATGATAATCATCGCTATCGTTTTGCCACCGGCGATGCTTCCCAACAACGGTTCGATATAGCCGACGAAATTGGATGAAGCCGACGCACTGCTGAAGAATCCGGCAAATGTGATGGCAACTTGGATAGTGGCCAAGAAATCATCCGGATTCTCCAAAAGACGCAAAACCTTTTGCGCTTTCTTATCGCCGTCTTTGGCAAGCTTCTCGATTTTGGAGCGGTTGATGGAAACAAATGCTAATTCGGCTGAGGCAAAATAAGCATTCAGTAAAGTCAGGGTTAGGATCAATGCTATTTTTGATAATAACGACTGGCCTTCGGGGTCTGGGTTCATATGATTTTTTTCTCCTTTTTAATGGTGACTCTCGCAACTGGGCCATGCCCTGAAACAAGGGTCTGTGCCGTTGCATAAAAAAATATAGATTCTGTTCAATTATATACTACTTAATATAGTGAACTCCACTCGAAAAATCAAGAGATTTTTCATTTGCGGGCTGAAGGAGCGATTCTGCTCTTCTTCCTTAAGCTCCCCTGCGCCGACAAATGTTCTCATCTCAATCTAATGTTTGATTGGTGCTGCCATAGCTTTGGAAGGGCTTTACAGCTTGATTTATCAAATGTTTAAGAATTTCCAACTATGCGTTTATAACCGTTGCTTTTTTTCATTTTAATGTTATTATCACATTAAGACAACCGTGTTTTTAGGAGGACCTATACTATATGCTTATCCGCTCACTTGCCATCCCCAAAAGGGAGTTGACTATCGTCAAGGAGTCAGCCACGCTTCGGGATGCACTGGATATCCTCGAAGAATCCGGCTTCCGTTGCGTTCCGATTTTGGACGAAACAGAAACCATTTTCCGGGGAAACATCTACAAAATGCATATCTATCGGCATAAAGCCAACGGCGGCGACATGAACCTGCCTGTCACGCACCTGCTGAAGAATGCCACAAAATTCATTTCGATAGACAGTTCATTCTTTAAGGTGTTTTTTACAATCAAAGAGTTGCCCTACATTTCCGTTTTGAATAAGGACATGACCTTCTACGGCATCCTGACCCATAATGCCTTGTTGAATATGCTGGCCCAATCATGGAGCATCGACGTCGGCAGCTACGTGCTGACGGTCATCGCGCCCGGCCAAAAAGGCGATCTGTACCACATCACCAAAATCATCAACCGCTACTCCTCCATCGCCAGCTGCATTTCCTTGGACATCAACCGGGAAGACGCTTTGCGCAGGGTGTTGGTCACTTTACCCGCCGGCACTCCCAAACAAGTGCTGGACTCCATCGTAAAGGCGCTGGAACGCAAAGATTTCCGCGTGACGGAAATCGAGAACCTGCAAGTCGATTTCTGAAGTCCAACCTGTGACTTTGAGTGTCCGGAGCTGAATTCCCGGCGAGGAGGCCTTCAGCGGGAATTCCGTTCCGGACGGGCGGCGTTTTCCCGGCGAGCAAGCCTTTACCGGGAATTCCGTTCCGGACGGACGGCGTTTTCCCGGCGAGGAGGCCTTCAGCGGGAATTCCGTTCCGGACGGGCGGCGTTTTCCCGGCGAGGTGGCCTTCACCGGGAATTCCGTTCCGGACGGGCGGCGTTTTCCCGGCGAGGAGGCCTTCAGCGGGAATTCTGATCCGGATGGACGGCGTTTTCCCGACGAGGAAGCCTTCACCGGGAATTCCGTTCCGGCTCCAACCGCCCGCTCGATCTAAGACCTGATACAAAAAGTCGGACAAGCCCTGTGCTTGTCCGACTTTTTTCGCGCGCACCCGGATCAGCGGGTAGCGCCATTCAGATAGGGGTTTGAATAGATTTCTTCCCTTACTGTCGTGGGATCGCCGTGTCCCGGGAACAGGACCGTTTCCCCTGGAAGAGGTACGATATATTTCTGGATTCCTGCGATCAAGGTTTCATGGCTGCCACCCGGCAAATCGCTGCGGCCAACACTGCCTTTGAAGATGACATCCCCAACGATCGCAAACCCGTTTTCGCGGAAAATGAAAACGGTGCTTCCTGGTGAATGCCCGGGAATATGTTGCATCTCAAAACGGAATTCACCGATTTCGTAAGGCCCCATCTCCTCGAAGAAGACGTCCGCTTCCTTCGCCAGTCGGACATCCGGAACGTTCGGATTGCCTGCTGATCCATTCAGTTGCGGATCCAACAGCCATTCCCGTTCGATAGGATTTTGGTAGACGGGAACGTCGTATTTTTCCCGGATCGTTTCGAGGGCTCCGATATGATCGTAGTGCGCATGGGTCAACACAATCGCTATCGGATGCAACTCATTCTCTTCGATGGCTGCGATAATGTCCTCCGCTTGCTCACCTGGATCAAAGATGATCGTGTCATTTTCATGGTCTCCGATCAAAAAATAACAGTTTTCTTGGATAGGACCGACTGTAATTGCGTACATTTCCATATATTATTTCCTCCCTCTTTTTGGATTACCTCTCTATTATAAGAGAATGATGAGAAATATCCTAGTAAAAAAACGGGAGTCCCTGCTGTCCATCCAGCAAAAGCCCCCCGTTCTCCATTTTTTCATATGAAATTTTAATGAATCAAGCCATTTTCTCGGCAAAACCGATGATTTTGTTCATATATTTCATAAGCGGCGCTGACACAACCAGCACGACAGCTTCTCCGAAGGCCGCGGTCACAAAACTGAACCAGAAAGGCAGATCAAGAACGATGTAGAGCTCGATCGCGACAAGAACCATCGTCAAGGTGAAGACGAGCGCGGTCAACATCATGCGCTTCATTTCGGAATCGTTGGGTTTGAACAATTTTTCCAGAATAAGGAAAGAGATCAATGTCTGGCCAAATCCGAACACCAAGTCCCAAGCCCCTAACGTTGAAAAAATCAGATTGGCGATAAAAACCCCCGCCAAAACACCATATTTATAATTTTTGTGGTAGCCCACCAAATGATTCAACATTTCTGAAACACGGAATTGGACGGCACCGAACGACATAAAAGCAAAAATCCCTGTCAACGCAACATAAAGCGCTGCGATAATTGTATTGATAACCATTTTTCTTGTACTCAACCTGAAAACCTCCTAGTTTTTTTTCGTGGGATGGTAGACGAACCACGCACTCATCCGAGAGCTAAAACAGTTTACCATACATGTTCGCTTTTGAAAATGACTAGCGGCGCATTTTCATCTGATTTTCATTACCGGTTTTCATTGCTTAAAGAAGTGAGCGCCGGAGATGCGGATGCCGTATGACTGTTCTTCTCCGGTGAAGCGCTTCTGGCCGGAGGTGGGATTCCGTTTGATTGCCCTCCTCCGGCGAACATATGCTGGACGGAGCTGGGATCCAGTCCGGCAGCTCACCTCCGGCGGACCAGCTTTTTGCCGGAGGTGGCGCTTTCCGGTGACTTCGCTCCGTCTTTCACGCAGCAAAAAAGCTGTCCACCCTCAACAGGCAACCGACAGCTTTCCCGATTTTCCTTTTTTTATTTGTAGATGCGCGGAACGCGGGCGTTGATTCCCGTCAAAATTTCATATCCGATCGTATCGATCGTTACCGCCATTTCGGATGGATTGTTGACGAGTCCGCCGTTTTCCCCCAGGAGCGTCACTTTGGTCCCGACCGGATATTCTTTTGGCAGGCTGATCATGCATTGGTCCATGCAGATGACTCCCCGGATCGGGCAGCGTTGGCCATCGACGATGACCGTCTGATGGCGAAGATCCCGCCGCCATCCGTCCGCATAGCCGATCGGAAGCGTAGCGATCCACTCCCCCTCAAAAGCACGGTAGCGGGCGCCGTATGCGATCGTGTCGCCTTCATGCATCTGTTTGACATAGCTGATCTGCGTATCCAACTGAACGGAGGGCTTCAGTTCATAAGGAAGCTCCAACACGGTATCGGAAGGGTTGTAGCCGTACATTGCGATTCCGACGCGGACCGCATCCGTCCGGAACGCTTCATGCCAAAGCGAAATCGCGGAATTGGCAAGATGCACAATCGGCGGTCGCTGGGCCAATGCATGCAAGATGTCTTCAAATAAAGCCAGTTGCTGCTCCACCAATGTCGGATCTTCACCATCGGCCGTTGCGAAGTGCGTAAAGATCCCTTCAAAAGTAAAGCCATCCAGTTCGGCAAGACGCGCTTCAAAGGCATTGACCTCCTCGACTGTGCGCAGACCGATGCGGCCCATGCCTGTGTCGATCGCCAAATGCACGCGGACGGGCAGGTCCGTTTTCCGTTCCTGCAGATGCGGCAAGGCCGCTTCCAGCCATTCCGCTGCCGTGACGGCCACGCTGATTCCGTTATCCGCTATGAGCGCAGCGTCTTCTGCCTCCGTTGGACCCACAACCATGATGAAATCATCGGACAGCCCATTCTCCCGCAGTTCCATCGCCTCATCCAGCAAGGCGACACAGAAGCCGTCCACGCCAGCTTCCTTCGCCTTCTTCGCGACCGGTACGGCTCCCAGTCCATAGGCGTCAGCTTTGACGACCGCGAAAAATTTCTTTCCGGGAGACAGTCCCTTCCTGATTTGTTGGATGTTCCACGAAATAGCTTCCAAATCGACAGTTTCTATCGTCGGACGGTGCTTTCCTACTACCATGTAAAAGACCCCTTTACTTTTCTAGTACCACTTGCGCGGCAATGATGTTCCCCGAATGGGTGATGGAAACGAATCCTGTCCCTTCAAACGGGGATTTGGTTATTTCAGGCTTCCGGTTCTCTCCGGGCAAAATTTCGATATCTTGGAAAGACAGCTTGCCGATGCCTGTGCCGTAAGCCTTTGAGAAAGCTTCTTTTGCGGCATAGCGTCCTGCCAGAAATTCCATTTGGCGTGATCCGCTCAAAGCCAGGAACAATTTCAGTTCCGCTTCGGTCAAGATCCGTTCCGCAAAACCCGAGCGGCGATCATAGGCTTTCGTGATGCGGTCCAGCTCAGTTACGTCCAATCCTATTCCATAAATCATTCCAATCACCGCCTATTCTGCATGCATTGTTCTCATTTTACCAAAAAAACAAAAAATTTCCAGCATAGAAAAGCTGAACGGGTACGATCAGCCCTGAAAGAAATTTAGGAAATCTGCCCCTGAATGAGCATCGAAGAGCGCAATGGGTCAGATTTATCTAATTTCCGAAGGGCTTACCCGTGAAGCTAGTGTAGTGTCTCATTGATATTTAGAAATAAAAATTATATTCTCAATTCCTTTTAAACGTTCGAAAGAACAGTTTTAGGATACAAAGAAATCATTTTTGTCCGTGCTTCAGTATTTGTAAAGTGCCATCGGATTTTTGCTGATCGGGCATTCCGGCCTCGCTCCCAGGCAGACAACTCCGAACCGAGCGTCTCGATATTATCAATTCTACGAGATAAACATTGCTTGTTCATCACGTTCAATTCTATTTCGGCAATATTCAACCAACTACCATGTTTTGGTGTGAAATGCACTTCTAAGCGCCGAGCTATTCTCCGTGCCTCTTCGGGCGGAAATGCTTTATAGAGTGAAGCGATTGTATGGGTGTTCAGGTTATCCAGAACCAAAATGATTTTCTCAACAGACGGATAACTAACGTCTACAAGGTATTGAATCTCCTCGGCCCAATCTATTGCTGTTCGTTGCGTGCGGACGTTCACATGCCGGGTTCCACCAAGTGGTTCGGTGAAGACGAAGATGCTACAGGTTCCCTGTCTCACGTATTCAGAATCAATTTTTTGGTCACTGCCTTCCCGCATGGGAAGGGGTTCTCTTGATTCACCCAGAAGTTGATAAGGTTTTTCGTCCATACAAACGACCGGCTGACAAGGATTGTATGGCAGTTCATAGACGTCAAGGACATCTTCCATGCAGGCTACGAATGCTCCGTTTTCTTTTGGTGGGATGCACCAGTATTGTTTTTTGTGAGGTCGTAATTCGTTTTTTTTAACGTTCTTCCAATGGCATCCTTACCTACCGGAATGACAAGCTCAACTTTTGCTTGCTCTTCCAAAAGGCGTAATGTCCATCTGGAACGGCCGTCCGGAGCGGGGCCGCAGGCGATTTCAATAAGTTTCGCTTCCGCACGTCCATCAACTTTCCGACGGGCATTGTCCGAGTTGACACTTCTGCTTACGTAAAGCACTCTCTCAATACCACCCTCAACATAGTACTTGATAACATTGTAAACAGTCGCGTAACAAACACCTATAGTTTTGACGCATTGTTGTTGGGTGGACGGTTTCCCGTGCGCTTCATCGAGGTCTAATAAAATTTGGCATCTGCATTTTATGGTCTTAGTAGTCGTTTTCTTCCGCTTGACGCTTTCCAATTTGCGGACTTCAGCATCTGTTAATGAGATAACGTACTTCTTGTTTCTGCCCATTTTAAACACCGCCGTTTATTTTTATTATACGCCACAACGAGGGGAACTCTACATAGATACAGACTCAATAGCTTACTTATTTTTCAACGCTACAATACACTAGCCAACAGATTTAGCTGCACGACACAATTGGGAATCAGTATAACACCAAAGGTGATGCACTTTTAAAGTCAAATATCTTAGATATTTCAAGCTAATAAGAAAAACCTCTTCCCCTGGCACAGGCCAATTGGAGAAGAGGTTTTTGATCACAGATTAGTCGTTGTTGTTGCGGATAGTGAAGCTATGGCTGCTTTTCTTAGGTGCGCCGGCACTGCCGCCGCCACGTTTTTCATCATAGCGTTTGCCGCCGGAGCGTGGTTTGCTGTCGCTTGAGCGATTTTTGTTGCCACTGCGTTCTCCGCTGCCGCGTCTGTCTGATGAGCTACGGTTACCTTTGTAGCCGCCGCCACCTTTACCTTTGTAACCACCGCCGCCTTTACCTTTTCTTGAAGGCAATGGGCGTTCTGGTGTGATTTTAACAGGAACATCAGTAGCATCTTTAGAAAGACTCTTCAAGAATGCTGCAACCAAATCTTCAGCAGTGTGCTCTTCCAGCAAGCGAACAGCCGCACGTTTGTATTTGTCTGTTTCTGTTTCTTTCACCAATGATTCCACTTCATCCATAGCCGATTTTACTTGGCCACGGAAAGCTTCTTCATCACTCGGTGGTTGTAGTGGAGTGATCGGTTTTTTGGTCAGGTTTTCGATTGTACGCAAGTAGTCCATTTCGTTTGGTGTAACGAAAGTCACTGACATACCTTCTTTACCGGCACGACCAGTACGGCCGATACGGTGAACATAGCTTTCTGGATCTTGAGGGATATCGTAGTTGTACACGTGTGTAACACCTGAAATATCCAATCCACGAGCAGCAACGTCAGTCGCTACCAAGATGTCCAAATCGCCTGTCTTGAATGCGTTCAATACGCTCATACGTTTTTGTTGCGTCAAGTCGCCGTGGATTCCTTCTGCACGGTAACCGCGTAATTCCAAACCTTTTGACAATTCGTCTACACGACGTTTTGTACGGCCGAATACGATAGCCAATTCAGGATTTTGCACATCGAACAAACGAGTCATTGTATCGAATTTTTCAAAGTCTTTACATTTAACGAAATACTGATCGATTAAGTTAGCTGCAGTGTGTGATGCTTTGATTTTGACATGCTCTGGAGCGTGCATGAATTTAACACCGATTTTTTTGATTGAGTCAGGCATTGTAGCTGAGAACAACAATGTTTGACGTTCAGCCGGCGTTTCGCTCAAGATTGCTTCGATGTCTTCCAAGAAGCCCATGTTCAGCATTTCATCTGCTTCATCCAGAACTAATGTTTCGATGTGATCCAGACGGATTGTTTTGCGTTTGATGTGGTCCAAAAGACGACCTGGTGTTCCGACAATAATTTGCGGTTTGTTTTTCAAAGCACGGATTTGACGATTAATGTCAGCTCCACCGTAGACAACTTGCACGGATACTTTTTTGTCGCGGCTCAAACGGTACAATTCTTCTTGCGTTTGGATAGCCAACTCACGTGTAGGTGCAATAACGATACCTTGAATAACTTTGTTGTTGTTATCGATTTTTTGCAGCATAGGCAATCCGAATGCAGCTGTTTTACCAGTACCGGTTTGTGCTTGCCCAATAACGTCCAACCCTTGCAATGCTAAAGGAATGGTTTGTTCTTGGATCGGTGTTGCTTCCTCAAATCCCATTTGCTCAATCGACTTCAATAACTCCGCGTTTAACCCTAATTCTGAAAATTTCATGTTTCCTCCTAATTTTGAGAAACTAAAATTTAGAGAGTCTTTTCTTTTACCCACATATCTCATGCGGTTCATAATCTTATAAATAAAAGATAAACCTTTTTTACTTAATCCCTTGAATAGAAAGCTTGATAAATCAAACATTCTGCACTTCGCAGAAAAAACCCTCTTATTTCTCTATTCTTACCATCAGCAATAATAACATGTTCCGAGGAGTTTTACAAATCATTTTCTCTTAAAATAATGAAATTTCTTACAAAAAAAACCTGTTGTAAGTATATTTCCAATGAAAATGACAAGTAGCCCTACAATTTACCGACAATTGACGCCTGCGCTCCAAATTGGCTGAAAACGTGATTCCCTTGCTTTTGCGACCACAGAAACAACTCAAATCCTTTACGCTTCCTATTATACACGCAAAGCTGCCACAACCGCCAATAAATCGGTGCCGAAACTGGACTTGATCAGCACTTGGTCAGCTTTTTGGAGCTCGGCCTTCAGTTTGTCGATCAAAGGCGTTTTCTCTCCAACATAATGATAAAGTGTCCCTTCCGGAAAGGAAGGCCTTAAGTTTTCATAAAGAGCGCCCATTTCCGTACCGTAAAGATAGACCTGATCAAACTCTGCAGGGGAAATTTCAGCCGCCAAGGCAGCGTGCATTTCCGCGGAACGTTCACCCAGTTCACGGATATCCCCGAGCACCGCAATTTTTTTGCCCTCGCGCGGGAGGTTCGCGAATGAGCGCAGTACGGCCGTCATCGAAGTCGGGCTGGCATTGTAGGCATCGTTCAGCAGCTGCGAGCCATTTACCCCTTCAAGCCACTGCGTGCGGTTGGCGGTCAGCTGGAAGGTCGCCAATGCTTCCTTCGCTTCAGCGATCGTCATGCCCAGCACCTGTGCAGCCGCTAAAGCAGCCAAGGCATTCCGGACATTGTACACGCCCAATACCGGGATCTCCAGATCGATGCTCGGATCCAGATTCACATGGAAAGTTGTTCTGGTTTTGCCAGGAACGATGTCAGAGGCATAGACCGCGTCTTTTTCATCCGTACCGAAAGTCAGCTGACGGAAGTTGCTTCCTTGAGGCAGCTCTTCCGTAATCAATGGCTCATCGCCAGGATAGATGAACGTCCCTTCCAGCTTCAGCCCCTCCAAAATTTCCAAC contains these protein-coding regions:
- a CDS encoding IS630 family transposase, giving the protein MPPKENGAFVACMEDVLDVYELPYNPCQPVVCMDEKPYQLLGESREPLPMREGSDQKIDSEYVRQGTCSIFVFTEPLGGTRHVNVRTQRTAIDWAEEIQYLVDVSYPSVEKIILVLDNLNTHTIASLYKAFPPEEARRIARRLEVHFTPKHGSWLNIAEIELNVMNKQCLSRRIDNIETLGSELSAWERGRNARSAKIRWHFTNTEARTKMISLYPKTVLSNV
- a CDS encoding MBL fold metallo-hydrolase codes for the protein MEMYAITVGPIQENCYFLIGDHENDTIIFDPGEQAEDIIAAIEENELHPIAIVLTHAHYDHIGALETIREKYDVPVYQNPIEREWLLDPQLNGSAGNPNVPDVRLAKEADVFFEEMGPYEIGEFRFEMQHIPGHSPGSTVFIFRENGFAIVGDVIFKGSVGRSDLPGGSHETLIAGIQKYIVPLPGETVLFPGHGDPTTVREEIYSNPYLNGATR
- the cbpA gene encoding cyclic di-AMP binding protein CbpA, which codes for MLIRSLAIPKRELTIVKESATLRDALDILEESGFRCVPILDETETIFRGNIYKMHIYRHKANGGDMNLPVTHLLKNATKFISIDSSFFKVFFTIKELPYISVLNKDMTFYGILTHNALLNMLAQSWSIDVGSYVLTVIAPGQKGDLYHITKIINRYSSIASCISLDINREDALRRVLVTLPAGTPKQVLDSIVKALERKDFRVTEIENLQVDF
- the alr gene encoding alanine racemase, which encodes MVVGKHRPTIETVDLEAISWNIQQIRKGLSPGKKFFAVVKADAYGLGAVPVAKKAKEAGVDGFCVALLDEAMELRENGLSDDFIMVVGPTEAEDAALIADNGISVAVTAAEWLEAALPHLQERKTDLPVRVHLAIDTGMGRIGLRTVEEVNAFEARLAELDGFTFEGIFTHFATADGEDPTLVEQQLALFEDILHALAQRPPIVHLANSAISLWHEAFRTDAVRVGIAMYGYNPSDTVLELPYELKPSVQLDTQISYVKQMHEGDTIAYGARYRAFEGEWIATLPIGYADGWRRDLRHQTVIVDGQRCPIRGVICMDQCMISLPKEYPVGTKVTLLGENGGLVNNPSEMAVTIDTIGYEILTGINARVPRIYK
- the murF gene encoding UDP-N-acetylmuramoyl-tripeptide--D-alanyl-D-alanine ligase; the protein is MKPLRIIDVVKAVGAIDYTSANRFAEINSVVFDSRKATPDSLFVPLQGETDGHDYVQSAIKNGAAATLWSRAAGEAPEEIAVILVDDTLEALQKLAEAYLNMIQPKVVAITGSNGKTTTKDMTAAVLSARFRVHKTEGNYNNEIGMPMTILEMPEDTEVLVLEMGMSNFGEISLLSRLAKPDVAIITLIGDSHLEFLGSRRGIAKAKLEILEGLKLEGTFIYPGDEPLITEELPQGSNFRQLTFGTDEKDAVYASDIVPGKTRTTFHVNLDPSIDLEIPVLGVYNVRNALAALAAAQVLGMTIAEAKEALATFQLTANRTQWLEGVNGSQLLNDAYNASPTSMTAVLRSFANLPREGKKIAVLGDIRELGERSAEMHAALAAEISPAEFDQVYLYGTEMGALYENLRPSFPEGTLYHYVGEKTPLIDKLKAELQKADQVLIKSSFGTDLLAVVAALRV
- a CDS encoding DEAD/DEAH box helicase — encoded protein: MKFSELGLNAELLKSIEQMGFEEATPIQEQTIPLALQGLDVIGQAQTGTGKTAAFGLPMLQKIDNNNKVIQGIVIAPTRELAIQTQEELYRLSRDKKVSVQVVYGGADINRQIRALKNKPQIIVGTPGRLLDHIKRKTIRLDHIETLVLDEADEMLNMGFLEDIEAILSETPAERQTLLFSATMPDSIKKIGVKFMHAPEHVKIKASHTAANLIDQYFVKCKDFEKFDTMTRLFDVQNPELAIVFGRTKRRVDELSKGLELRGYRAEGIHGDLTQQKRMSVLNAFKTGDLDILVATDVAARGLDISGVTHVYNYDIPQDPESYVHRIGRTGRAGKEGMSVTFVTPNEMDYLRTIENLTKKPITPLQPPSDEEAFRGQVKSAMDEVESLVKETETDKYKRAAVRLLEEHTAEDLVAAFLKSLSKDATDVPVKITPERPLPSRKGKGGGGYKGKGGGGYKGNRSSSDRRGSGERSGNKNRSSDSKPRSGGKRYDEKRGGGSAGAPKKSSHSFTIRNNND
- the acpS gene encoding holo-ACP synthase — its product is MIYGIGLDVTELDRITKAYDRRSGFAERILTEAELKLFLALSGSRQMEFLAGRYAAKEAFSKAYGTGIGKLSFQDIEILPGENRKPEITKSPFEGTGFVSITHSGNIIAAQVVLEK
- a CDS encoding QueT transporter family protein yields the protein MSTRKMVINTIIAALYVALTGIFAFMSFGAVQFRVSEMLNHLVGYHKNYKYGVLAGVFIANLIFSTLGAWDLVFGFGQTLISFLILEKLFKPNDSEMKRMMLTALVFTLTMVLVAIELYIVLDLPFWFSFVTAAFGEAVVLVVSAPLMKYMNKIIGFAEKMA
- a CDS encoding hemolysin family protein, coding for MNPDPEGQSLLSKIALILTLTLLNAYFASAELAFVSINRSKIEKLAKDGDKKAQKVLRLLENPDDFLATIQVAITFAGFFSSASASSNFVGYIEPLLGSIAGGKTIAMIIITVVLSYITLVFGELYPKQIALQMPESIARHTAGPIVVVKTLFKPFVWLLSFSTGILKKLTPIEFTNVEEKLTRDEMKAILAQSRGEGVIDPSEFTMMQGVLSLDTKLARELMVPRTDTLMMDLDDDLEYNIALVLNSQYSRIPVYEEDKDNVIGVLHMKNVLKASKEVGFERISFRELVNAPLFVPSTIYIDDLLVEFRKTHTHMAIIKDEYGGVEGIITLEDLLEEIVGDIEDEYDEIYRLSKKIDDNHYVVNGRMPLDKFNQLFKTAIASEEVDTIAGYMIEELGYFPKDDEHATIQTGEYLLTTTQVESGRIRGIRVTREPAQELVIEDE
- a CDS encoding O-methyltransferase: MALNEMMDRPVVKKELVAFMRDRLKRFPGGLGELEKTANEKGVPIIPHETAVFLNMLLGQIKPKEILEIGAAIGFSGSLMAQHVGAEGHVTTIDRFEVMINHAKANFEKLGITDKVTLLEGDAAEVLPTLEGPYDFIFMDSAKSKYYEFLPHCIRLLKKDGMLVIDDVFQGGTILNDEADVPKRVRKIHRRLNKLMDTVLDHPALETSLVPLGDGLLLIVKKEDFDFGYILDEIEAEKQNRA
- a CDS encoding helix-turn-helix domain-containing protein, encoding MGRNKKYVISLTDAEVRKLESVKRKKTTTKTIKCRCQILLDLDEAHGKPSTQQQCVKTIGVCYATVYNVIKYYVEGGIERVLYVSRSVNSDNARRKVDGRAEAKLIEIACGPAPDGRSRWTLRLLEEQAKVELVIPVGKDAIGRTLKKTNYDLTKNNTGASHQKKTEHS